In Dysidea avara chromosome 3, odDysAvar1.4, whole genome shotgun sequence, a single window of DNA contains:
- the LOC136248391 gene encoding protein phosphatase 1 regulatory inhibitor subunit 16B-like — MESVFKRKCSGLLSEKLKALTSGLTNAKAKRRVTFTVNVVLQQAITDGDKEEIKKLITKHGNSVLDQKDPTGMPLLHRAIFEDQFECFELMVIEGADLLATDEKGWNALHVAVSFEDMDAIELLLQHKPELINTRTMDSLRPINVCGSNCKLCAYLLQVEVTYLKTRSVTHWDSANRKREELELLNMVMRVNEEDERSTRQVWQSALLLSAVKNYLGLAYYILENQLVTVDCEDYEHWTALHLAALHSSMDVLVLLIQYGANVEKLTSCYKSPVDLADDKLTVEILSRGSEQAV; from the coding sequence ATGGAATCTGTATTTAAACGCAAGTGCAGCGGACTACTCAGTGAAAAACTCAAAGCTTTAACCTCCGGCCTAACGAACGCCAAGGCTAAACGAAGGGTAACTTTCACAGTAAACGTCGTTTTGCAACAAGCCATCACTGATGGAGACAAAGAAGAAATTAAGAAACTAATCACTAAACACGGCAACAGTGTCTTGGATCAGAAAGACCCGACTGGAATGCCGCTGTTACACCGTGCCATCTTTGAAGATCAATTTGAGTGTTTTGAGCTGATGGTAATTGAGGGTGCAGATTTGCTTGCAACGGACGAGAAAGGATGGAACGCGTTGCACGTGGCCGTCTCGTTTGAAGACATGGATGCAATTGAGCTGCTACTCCAGCACAAGCCAGAACTGATCAATACTCGCACCATGGACAGTTTGAGACCAATCAATGTTTGCGGGTCAAACTGTAAACTTTGTGCTTACCTTCTCCAAGTAGAGGTGACATATCTGAAAACAAGATCAGTCACACATTGGGATAGTGCCAACCGCAAACGAGAAGAACTAGAACTATTGAACATGGTAATGAGAGTGAATGAAGAAGACGAGAGGAGCACTAGACAAGTATGGCAAAGTGCCTTACTCCTGTCAGCAGTTAAGAATTACCTTGGACTGGCTTACTACATTTTGGAGAACCAGTTAGTAACAGTAGACTGTGAGGATTATGAACATTGGACGGCACTTCACTTAGCTGCTTTACATTCCAGCATGGACGTGTTGGTACTACTTATCCAATATGGTGCTAATGTGGAGAAGTTGACCAGTTGTTACAAGAGCCCAGTTGATCTGGCTGATGATAAACTGACCGTAGAGATCCTGAGTCGAGGATCTGAACAAGCAGTGTAA